In one Mucilaginibacter ginsenosidivorax genomic region, the following are encoded:
- a CDS encoding HEPN domain-containing protein: MQSFRTELENPIVEQDIIDLEKKIRAFREGKIHDEKFRSLRLARGVYGQRQPGVQMVRIKLPFGKVTFKQLLKIADISDEYGSRNLHLTTRQDIQIHYVSLDRTPELWAKLEQDDITLREACGNTVRNVTASPTAGIDPLEPFDVSPYAHATFEYFLRNPICQEMGRKFKISFSSSEADTAFSYIHDIGAIPKINANGERGFKILLGGGLGAQPILASIVEEFLPEDQLIPYIEAIIRVFDRYGERNNRNKARMKYLIQKIGLEEVLRLAKIERTAIKVKSYPVNRDSIALPALPATAEYPAVEISNPFRYEQWLVTNVFEQKQKGFYGVYIKVPVGDIPSDTARALVKVLEPLVANEIRITQNQGLLLKFVSKEALPALYEGLAKLELAAPGFDTVADVTTCPGTDTCNLGISNSMTMARVLEDLIFNEYEEFIFNREIKIKISGCMNSCGQHGLAHIGFHGSSLKAGTKVLPSVQVMLGGGTVGDGVGRVAERIVKVPSKRATDVLRKILDDYKEFSPEGEIFLEYYDRQGKDYFYRMLKPLADLTTLTDDEFVDWGHQKTYVSAIGVGECAGVVIDLVATLLFESEEKMGWANGSFTQGDWSDAIYHSYNVFISSAKALLLDKGTNSSTQAGIIKEFDAQYVATGEFDLQGSFNDLVLQINQNEPSAEFAAAYLAQAEEFLGKSKAQREALVQ; encoded by the coding sequence ATGCAAAGCTTCAGAACAGAACTGGAGAACCCAATAGTAGAGCAGGATATTATTGACCTGGAAAAAAAGATCAGGGCTTTTCGTGAAGGTAAAATACACGACGAAAAATTCAGGAGCCTGCGCCTTGCCCGTGGTGTATATGGCCAGCGCCAGCCAGGTGTACAAATGGTGCGTATTAAGCTGCCATTTGGTAAGGTAACCTTTAAGCAACTGCTTAAAATTGCCGATATCTCTGACGAGTACGGAAGCCGTAATTTGCACCTTACCACCCGCCAGGACATCCAGATTCACTATGTAAGCCTGGATCGTACGCCCGAACTTTGGGCCAAACTGGAACAGGATGATATTACCCTGCGTGAAGCCTGCGGCAATACTGTACGGAATGTTACCGCCTCTCCTACTGCCGGCATCGATCCGTTGGAGCCATTTGACGTTTCGCCTTATGCGCATGCTACTTTCGAGTACTTTTTGCGTAACCCTATTTGCCAGGAGATGGGCCGTAAATTTAAAATCTCGTTTTCATCAAGTGAAGCCGACACCGCTTTTTCATACATTCATGATATTGGCGCCATACCTAAAATAAATGCCAACGGCGAACGTGGCTTCAAAATACTTTTGGGCGGTGGCTTAGGCGCACAGCCTATATTGGCCAGTATAGTTGAAGAGTTTTTACCCGAAGATCAGCTAATCCCTTATATCGAAGCAATTATTCGCGTGTTTGACCGCTATGGCGAGCGTAACAACCGTAATAAAGCCCGGATGAAGTACCTGATCCAGAAGATTGGATTGGAAGAAGTTTTGCGCCTGGCCAAAATTGAAAGAACTGCTATCAAAGTAAAAAGCTACCCTGTTAACCGCGATTCCATTGCATTGCCAGCGCTGCCAGCAACAGCCGAATACCCTGCTGTAGAAATAAGCAACCCATTCCGTTATGAGCAGTGGCTGGTTACCAACGTTTTTGAGCAAAAGCAAAAAGGTTTTTACGGCGTATATATTAAAGTACCGGTAGGTGATATTCCGTCTGATACTGCCCGTGCGCTGGTAAAAGTTTTAGAGCCCTTAGTAGCCAATGAAATCCGGATTACACAAAACCAGGGTTTACTGTTAAAATTTGTTAGTAAAGAAGCGTTGCCTGCTTTATATGAAGGTTTGGCTAAACTGGAACTTGCCGCGCCCGGTTTTGACACCGTAGCCGATGTAACTACCTGCCCTGGTACTGATACCTGTAACCTGGGCATCAGTAACAGCATGACTATGGCGCGTGTGCTGGAAGATTTAATTTTTAACGAATATGAAGAGTTTATTTTTAACCGCGAGATTAAAATAAAGATAAGTGGTTGTATGAACTCCTGTGGCCAGCATGGTTTGGCGCACATCGGGTTCCACGGCAGTTCACTTAAAGCTGGTACAAAAGTATTACCATCGGTACAGGTGATGCTTGGCGGCGGTACTGTTGGTGACGGCGTAGGCCGGGTTGCAGAAAGAATAGTTAAAGTACCATCAAAACGTGCGACCGACGTATTGAGAAAGATCCTTGACGATTACAAAGAGTTTTCGCCCGAAGGAGAAATTTTTCTTGAATATTATGACCGCCAGGGTAAAGATTATTTTTACCGCATGCTGAAACCGCTTGCCGATTTAACCACCCTTACCGACGATGAATTTGTAGACTGGGGCCACCAGAAAACCTATGTATCTGCTATTGGCGTGGGCGAGTGTGCCGGTGTGGTAATTGACCTGGTTGCTACCCTCTTGTTTGAATCGGAAGAAAAAATGGGCTGGGCAAATGGTTCATTTACCCAGGGTGACTGGTCTGATGCTATTTATCATTCATACAACGTGTTTATCAGTTCGGCAAAAGCTTTATTGCTTGATAAAGGTACCAACAGCAGTACACAGGCTGGCATTATTAAAGAATTTGATGCACAATATGTTGCAACCGGTGAATTTGATTTGCAGGGATCGTTTAACGACCTGGTATTGCAAATAAACCAAAACGAGCCTTCGGCCGAATTTGCTGCTGCATATTTAGCCCAGGCCGAAGAATTTTTAGGAAAAAGCAAAGCACAAAGAGAGGCACTGGTGCAATAA
- a CDS encoding MOSC domain-containing protein, with protein MLQISQLYIYPIKSLGGIPLTSAEVTSRGFKYDRRWMLVDEQNHFLTQREHSQMALIKVAVETDGLLVSHHSYGSIKVPFEFDAATLHEVAIWDDITAGVYVSHSIDDWFSNVLGTRCRLIFMPDDTERKVDQRYAQPGMITSFADAYPFLLIGQASLDDLNSRLGDALPMNRFRPNIVFTGGEAFEEDLMNHITIAGISFYGAKLCARCVMTTIDQQTGAKAKEPLKTLARYRSKDKKILFGQNLVHQGEGFLTVGDTLDVLSTHNEDRFIVEKRINNETNRYY; from the coding sequence ATGCTTCAAATCAGCCAGCTTTACATATATCCTATAAAATCGCTCGGCGGCATTCCGTTAACTTCGGCCGAGGTTACTTCCCGTGGGTTTAAATATGACAGGCGCTGGATGCTGGTTGACGAACAAAACCATTTCCTTACGCAGCGCGAACACTCCCAGATGGCTTTAATTAAAGTAGCTGTTGAAACCGACGGTTTATTGGTCAGCCATCATTCATATGGTTCGATAAAAGTGCCTTTTGAATTTGATGCCGCTACTTTACACGAGGTAGCAATCTGGGACGATATTACCGCCGGTGTGTATGTTAGCCATAGCATTGATGATTGGTTTAGCAATGTTTTAGGCACAAGATGCCGGTTAATTTTTATGCCCGATGACACCGAGCGCAAGGTTGATCAGCGTTATGCACAACCCGGCATGATCACCTCTTTTGCAGACGCGTACCCTTTTTTACTGATAGGCCAGGCGTCACTTGATGACCTGAATAGCCGGCTGGGTGACGCTTTGCCAATGAATAGGTTCCGTCCTAATATCGTTTTTACGGGCGGCGAGGCATTTGAAGAGGACTTGATGAACCACATTACTATTGCCGGCATCAGTTTTTACGGCGCTAAACTTTGCGCCCGCTGTGTGATGACAACTATCGATCAGCAAACCGGTGCAAAAGCTAAGGAGCCGCTAAAAACGCTTGCCAGGTATCGATCCAAAGATAAAAAGATACTTTTTGGACAAAACCTGGTACACCAGGGCGAAGGATTTCTTACTGTTGGTGATACCCTTGATGTGTTAAGTACGCACAATGAAGACAGATTTATTGTAGAAAAAAGAATTAATAATGAAACCAACCGTTACTATTGA
- a CDS encoding alpha/beta hydrolase, whose amino-acid sequence MGRIYIIPGLGADTRIYKNIDLHDHEVIHINWIEPSKNDTLAIYAQKLIYQYNIKPGSVVIGNSLGGMLAVEIAKIVPMEKVILISSIKTSGEAPGYFSFFRNVPVQKLISGKLMTSMGSMIRPLFGRMAKADATVFMEMLKGTSPVFIEWAMSAILAWKNDIIPANIYHITGDKDLIFDYKKIKDATIVKGGTHIMIFDKATEINKLLEPILHQQ is encoded by the coding sequence ATGGGCAGGATATACATTATCCCGGGCCTTGGTGCCGATACCCGGATTTATAAGAATATCGACCTACACGACCATGAGGTTATACACATAAACTGGATAGAGCCAAGTAAAAATGATACTTTAGCTATATACGCTCAAAAGCTTATTTATCAATACAATATCAAGCCTGGCTCGGTAGTAATAGGCAATTCACTGGGAGGGATGCTCGCTGTAGAAATTGCGAAGATAGTGCCCATGGAAAAGGTGATCCTGATATCCAGTATCAAAACCAGCGGCGAGGCTCCGGGTTATTTTAGCTTTTTCAGAAATGTGCCGGTTCAAAAACTCATTTCGGGTAAATTGATGACTTCGATGGGCTCTATGATCAGACCGTTGTTCGGAAGGATGGCTAAGGCCGACGCCACGGTATTCATGGAGATGTTGAAAGGTACTTCACCGGTGTTTATCGAGTGGGCGATGAGTGCTATTTTAGCATGGAAAAATGATATTATCCCAGCAAACATTTACCACATTACCGGCGATAAAGATTTGATTTTTGATTACAAAAAAATAAAAGATGCCACCATTGTAAAAGGTGGTACGCACATTATGATTTTTGACAAAGCAACAGAAATAAACAAATTATTAGAACCAATCCTCCATCAGCAATGA
- a CDS encoding SelT/SelW/SelH family protein, giving the protein MKPTVTIEYCPKCGWMMRAAYMAQELLTTFTDDIYGVTLHPSEISGRYSVFIDEDIIFDRKKESRFPEIKELKQLVRDRVNPEKNLGHSDKK; this is encoded by the coding sequence ATGAAACCAACCGTTACTATTGAATATTGCCCCAAATGCGGCTGGATGATGCGGGCAGCCTATATGGCGCAGGAATTGCTTACCACATTTACCGATGATATTTATGGCGTAACACTGCATCCAAGTGAAATTAGCGGAAGATATTCGGTTTTTATTGATGAAGATATAATCTTTGATAGAAAAAAAGAGTCACGTTTCCCGGAAATTAAGGAACTTAAGCAATTGGTACGCGACCGTGTTAATCCCGAAAAAAATCTTGGCCATTCCGATAAAAAATAA
- a CDS encoding RpnC/YadD family protein, giving the protein MRRKDDILWKGILEDVFDDFLCFLNPDAAEIFDFNKGFEFLDKELEQVFPPENDEYSPKVIDKLVKVFTKAGKEEWILVHVEVQGQYQKDFASRMYTYFYRILDKYQKPIVAYAIFTEANTKERPDHFAIDFTGTSLRYTFNTYKIASQSDEALQASDNPFALVVLTAKAALAGKGLRSSRERDELLLNLKLNLTRLLLAKQIAKEKIRVLMNFLRYYIRFENQDINTKFEQQVEILTERSNTMGIEELLLDRAEKKGERKGEKKGEKKGKKDVAREMKKDGLPVAQIEKFTGLSVEEIEKL; this is encoded by the coding sequence ATGAGAAGAAAAGATGACATCCTTTGGAAAGGGATCCTCGAAGATGTTTTTGACGATTTTTTATGTTTTCTTAATCCGGATGCCGCCGAGATTTTCGACTTTAATAAGGGCTTTGAATTCCTGGATAAAGAGTTGGAGCAGGTTTTCCCGCCCGAAAATGACGAGTATTCACCAAAGGTGATTGATAAGCTGGTGAAAGTATTTACCAAAGCAGGTAAAGAAGAATGGATCCTGGTGCATGTAGAAGTACAGGGCCAATATCAAAAAGATTTTGCCAGCCGCATGTACACCTATTTTTACCGGATACTGGATAAGTATCAAAAGCCTATAGTTGCCTACGCCATATTTACCGAAGCCAATACAAAAGAAAGACCTGATCATTTCGCCATAGACTTTACGGGTACCAGTTTACGGTATACGTTTAACACCTACAAAATAGCCAGCCAAAGTGATGAAGCACTGCAAGCCAGTGATAATCCTTTTGCCCTGGTTGTGCTTACGGCAAAGGCGGCGCTTGCAGGCAAAGGCCTGAGAAGCAGCAGGGAACGCGATGAATTGCTGCTGAATTTAAAGCTTAACCTAACCAGGCTATTACTGGCCAAACAGATAGCGAAAGAAAAAATAAGGGTATTGATGAATTTTTTAAGGTATTACATACGCTTTGAAAATCAGGATATAAACACTAAATTTGAGCAACAGGTAGAAATTTTAACAGAAAGGAGCAACACCATGGGTATCGAAGAACTTTTATTAGACAGGGCTGAGAAAAAAGGTGAGAGAAAAGGCGAAAAGAAGGGTGAGAAAAAGGGTAAAAAAGATGTTGCCCGTGAAATGAAAAAGGATGGTTTGCCGGTTGCGCAGATCGAAAAATTCACTGGTCTTTCTGTTGAGGAAATTGAAAAACTGTGA
- a CDS encoding GAF domain-containing protein — MAEDLNITTSTDKTEQYTTLVPQIAALLDGETDLVANLANISAALKEQFKWFWVGFYMVKNEELVLGPFQGPVACTRIKLGKGVCGAAWEQAKTLVVPDVEEFPGHIACSSLSRSEIVVPVFQNNIVVGVLDVDSELLDQFDETDALFLEQIVKLIKF, encoded by the coding sequence ATGGCAGAGGACTTAAACATAACCACATCAACCGATAAAACCGAACAATATACTACACTTGTTCCCCAGATAGCGGCTTTGCTTGATGGCGAAACCGATTTAGTGGCCAACCTGGCCAACATTAGCGCTGCCTTAAAAGAGCAGTTTAAATGGTTTTGGGTAGGTTTTTACATGGTAAAAAACGAGGAACTTGTTTTAGGCCCTTTCCAGGGGCCTGTGGCGTGCACCCGCATAAAGCTGGGCAAAGGTGTTTGCGGCGCGGCTTGGGAGCAGGCCAAAACTTTAGTGGTGCCGGATGTTGAGGAATTTCCTGGTCATATTGCATGTAGTTCGCTTTCCCGGTCGGAGATTGTAGTACCTGTATTTCAAAATAATATAGTAGTTGGTGTATTGGATGTTGATAGCGAATTACTTGATCAGTTTGATGAAACCGACGCTTTGTTCCTGGAGCAAATAGTTAAGCTGATTAAATTTTAA
- a CDS encoding RrF2 family transcriptional regulator: MLSKKTKYAIKALVILGKNMDQPPMQISRIAEAERIPKKFLEQILLDLRNAGFLYSKKGAGGGYSLNRDPKEIFLVSIMRITDGPIAMVPCASLNFYHKCDECHQETTCGIRDVFVDVRDATLKILSETSIADIITREQTLINV, translated from the coding sequence ATGCTTTCTAAAAAAACTAAGTACGCTATTAAGGCATTGGTGATCCTGGGTAAAAACATGGATCAGCCGCCTATGCAAATTTCGAGAATCGCCGAGGCAGAACGAATTCCCAAAAAATTCCTGGAGCAAATCCTGCTCGATCTGCGTAATGCCGGTTTCCTTTATAGTAAAAAAGGAGCTGGCGGCGGTTACAGCTTAAACCGCGATCCGAAAGAGATTTTCCTGGTTAGCATTATGCGTATTACCGATGGCCCTATAGCTATGGTACCCTGCGCCAGCCTGAACTTTTACCACAAATGCGACGAGTGCCACCAGGAAACTACCTGTGGTATCCGCGATGTGTTTGTTGATGTGCGGGATGCCACACTAAAAATCCTGAGCGAGACCAGCATCGCAGATATTATTACCCGGGAGCAGACGCTTATCAACGTTTAA
- a CDS encoding phosphoadenylyl-sulfate reductase translates to MNGAFEHINNITAGLGPVEALTKLAELYPGEIVFSTSFGWEDQVISHMIFANKLPIKVFTLETGRLFRETYSVWVSTMDRYKQPIHAYYPNQELLEQMVSTKGPNSFYESVENRKECCGIRKIEPLKRALKGNKVWITGIRADQSANRHDMHDVEWDGQNQLVKYHPIFHWTLDEVKAYIKQYNIPYNSLHDKGFPSIGCMPCTRAVAEGEDFRAGRWWWEDQSKKECGLHEVTAK, encoded by the coding sequence ATGAACGGGGCTTTTGAACATATAAACAATATTACAGCAGGTCTTGGCCCTGTTGAAGCACTGACGAAGTTGGCTGAACTTTATCCCGGCGAGATTGTATTTTCCACCAGTTTTGGCTGGGAAGACCAGGTTATAAGCCACATGATTTTTGCCAATAAGCTGCCCATTAAAGTATTTACTTTAGAAACAGGGAGGCTTTTCCGCGAAACCTATTCAGTTTGGGTAAGTACCATGGACAGGTATAAACAACCCATTCACGCCTACTACCCTAACCAGGAGCTATTAGAGCAAATGGTGAGTACCAAAGGGCCAAACAGCTTTTACGAATCGGTAGAAAACCGCAAAGAATGTTGTGGTATCCGTAAAATTGAACCGCTTAAACGCGCCTTAAAAGGTAATAAGGTTTGGATTACCGGGATCCGCGCCGATCAATCGGCCAACCGCCACGATATGCATGATGTGGAATGGGACGGACAAAACCAATTGGTAAAATACCACCCTATTTTTCATTGGACTTTGGATGAGGTCAAAGCCTACATCAAACAATACAATATCCCTTACAACTCACTTCATGATAAAGGCTTCCCGAGTATAGGTTGCATGCCTTGCACACGTGCCGTAGCCGAAGGCGAAGATTTTCGCGCCGGCCGCTGGTGGTGGGAAGATCAATCCAAAAAAGAATGTGGGTTACATGAGGTAACTGCGAAGTAA
- a CDS encoding GMC oxidoreductase translates to MPLNNVSGSAKAGNTYDAIVVGSGISGGWAAKELTGRGLKTIMLERGRNFEHIKDYKTAAKDPWDFEHRGSVTQEQRKARPVISRNWGAQEPIMDYWVNEQEAPYHEVKPFNWWRSYQLGGRSILWGRQSYRWSDFDFEANAKDGWAIDWPIRYKDLAPWYDHVEKFAGISGSLEGLPHLPDGHFLPPMDMNWVEKDVAARIKKNYNNTRHMIIGRVANLTAAIPGRTQCQFRNRCWEGCPFGGYFSTQSSTLPAALATGNLTVRPYSIVTRILYDKDTQKAKGVEVLDAETNKTYEYYAKVVFVNASALNSAWVLMNSATDIWPGGLGSSSGELGHNIMDHHYNLGASGTVEGFEDKYYYGRRANGIYVVRFANLFGDKRDYLRGFGYQGAASRTGWSREIAEMNIGAQYKDAITEPGDWQIGINGFGELLPYHDNKITLDKTRKDKWGLPILSMDAVIRENEMKMRVDIVKEAKAMLESAGVKNVQTHDRGHNIGDGIHEMGTARMGRDPKTSVLNEHNQVWDAKNVFVTDGAAMTSSACQNPSLTYMALTARAANFAADELKKGNI, encoded by the coding sequence ATGCCATTAAACAATGTAAGCGGCAGCGCCAAAGCCGGAAATACTTATGACGCTATTGTTGTAGGATCGGGCATCAGCGGTGGCTGGGCGGCTAAAGAACTAACAGGCAGGGGCTTAAAAACCATTATGCTTGAACGCGGCAGGAACTTTGAGCACATTAAAGATTATAAAACAGCGGCCAAAGATCCGTGGGACTTTGAGCACCGCGGTTCTGTAACCCAGGAGCAGCGCAAGGCACGGCCGGTAATTTCACGTAACTGGGGCGCCCAGGAACCTATTATGGATTATTGGGTAAATGAGCAGGAAGCGCCTTATCATGAGGTTAAACCATTTAACTGGTGGCGATCATACCAATTGGGCGGTCGCTCTATTTTATGGGGGCGCCAAAGCTATCGCTGGAGCGATTTTGATTTTGAAGCTAACGCAAAAGATGGTTGGGCAATTGACTGGCCCATCCGTTATAAAGACCTGGCACCCTGGTATGATCATGTTGAAAAATTTGCCGGTATAAGTGGGTCATTAGAAGGATTGCCTCACTTACCTGACGGACATTTTTTACCACCAATGGATATGAATTGGGTAGAAAAGGATGTAGCTGCGCGAATTAAAAAGAATTACAACAATACAAGGCATATGATCATAGGCCGTGTTGCCAACCTTACGGCCGCTATACCCGGCCGTACACAATGCCAGTTCAGAAACAGGTGTTGGGAGGGGTGTCCGTTTGGAGGATATTTCAGTACGCAGTCGTCTACCTTACCGGCCGCTTTGGCTACCGGTAATTTAACGGTAAGGCCGTACAGCATTGTTACCCGGATTTTATACGATAAAGACACGCAGAAAGCAAAAGGGGTAGAAGTTTTGGATGCCGAAACCAACAAAACTTATGAATATTACGCCAAGGTTGTATTTGTTAACGCTTCTGCCTTAAACAGTGCATGGGTATTAATGAATTCGGCAACAGATATCTGGCCGGGCGGTCTGGGCAGCAGTAGCGGCGAACTTGGCCACAATATTATGGATCATCATTATAATTTAGGTGCATCGGGCACGGTTGAAGGGTTTGAGGATAAATATTATTACGGCAGGCGTGCCAATGGTATTTATGTTGTGCGATTTGCCAATTTATTTGGCGATAAGCGCGATTACCTGCGCGGCTTTGGCTACCAGGGCGCAGCCAGCCGTACCGGCTGGAGCCGTGAGATTGCCGAGATGAATATTGGCGCGCAATACAAAGATGCCATAACCGAACCTGGTGACTGGCAAATAGGTATAAACGGGTTTGGCGAACTGCTGCCTTACCACGACAACAAAATTACGCTTGATAAAACCCGCAAAGACAAATGGGGGCTGCCAATATTATCTATGGACGCCGTGATCAGGGAAAATGAAATGAAGATGCGCGTAGATATAGTTAAAGAAGCTAAAGCAATGCTGGAAAGTGCCGGAGTAAAAAACGTCCAAACGCATGACCGGGGCCACAATATAGGCGATGGCATTCACGAAATGGGCACCGCCCGGATGGGGCGCGATCCTAAAACATCGGTACTGAACGAGCACAACCAGGTTTGGGATGCCAAAAACGTTTTTGTTACCGATGGTGCCGCCATGACATCGTCGGCGTGCCAAAATCCGTCCTTAACTTATATGGCGCTAACTGCCAGGGCCGCAAATTTTGCGGCGGATGAGTTGAAGAAAGGGAATATTTAA
- the cobA gene encoding uroporphyrinogen-III C-methyltransferase, translating into MTANPKQPQITLVGAGPGDADLITVKAIKALKTADVVLYDALVNEELLCYAPEAAVKVYVGKRSGDHTYSQEAVNQLMVDYATNYGHVVRLKGGDPFVFGRGFEELDFASSHNIQASVIPGISSSIAVAELQNIPVTHRGLSESFWVITGTISNGKVSPDLYDAAKSRATIVVLMGINKLAVIAEIFKSEGKSKLPVAVIQAGTTADEKVVVATVETIVDAVTENSIGSPAIIVLGEVVSLHPKYQLTKEIYDVVAKG; encoded by the coding sequence ATGACGGCTAACCCTAAACAACCACAAATAACTTTAGTAGGTGCAGGCCCCGGCGATGCCGACCTGATTACCGTTAAAGCTATTAAAGCATTAAAAACAGCTGATGTTGTTTTATACGATGCTTTAGTAAACGAAGAATTGTTGTGCTATGCGCCTGAGGCTGCCGTAAAAGTATATGTAGGTAAACGTTCCGGCGATCATACCTACTCGCAGGAAGCTGTGAACCAGCTAATGGTTGATTATGCTACCAATTACGGGCACGTGGTAAGATTGAAAGGTGGCGACCCCTTTGTATTTGGCCGTGGCTTTGAAGAATTGGATTTCGCCTCCTCGCACAATATCCAGGCTTCGGTTATCCCTGGCATCTCCAGTTCGATAGCAGTAGCGGAGTTACAAAACATACCGGTAACGCACCGTGGCTTAAGCGAGAGCTTTTGGGTGATTACCGGAACTATATCGAACGGAAAAGTATCGCCCGATTTATATGATGCCGCCAAAAGCAGGGCAACGATTGTTGTGCTTATGGGGATCAATAAGTTGGCTGTTATTGCCGAAATATTCAAAAGCGAAGGAAAAAGCAAGCTGCCCGTGGCGGTAATTCAAGCCGGCACAACTGCGGATGAAAAAGTGGTTGTTGCTACTGTTGAGACCATAGTTGATGCAGTAACGGAAAATAGTATCGGCTCGCCAGCTATTATAGTGTTGGGCGAGGTGGTTTCATTGCACCCTAAATACCAGTTGACTAAAGAAATTTATGACGTTGTTGCCAAAGGATAA
- a CDS encoding TSUP family transporter: MTLLPKDNSLTQIEHEEIGGNQLFPVFLKLNNLHTVLVGGGNVGLEKLTAILNNSQLARVTVISKTFLPEIHELAARHEGLSIVQKSFTDNDLDTAEVVIAATNDGELNKYVRQSAHDRKLLINVADKPELCDFYLGSIVKKGDLKLAISTNGKSPTVAKRLKEVLNESLPDELDTTLQQMSELRNTLSGDFADKVKQLNSVTAVLVKPRSVVIKNFIWLIWSTIIVSLAIVITALYFKEPAFKTFVEGVSPQFYYFLGAGFVFAMIDGAIGMSYGVTSTTFSLSMGIPPASASMGVHLSEIMSCGIAGWMHYRMGNINWKLFWLLVLPGIAGAVIGASILSSLEHYSMYTKPVVSVYTLILGVVILSKAFNIKKKKSADKVKRISLLGLGGGFIDAVGGGGWGSIVLSTLIAGGRSPIFCLGTVKLSRFFVAIAGSITFIAMVSSDHWQAVAGLVLGSALASPIAAKISNKISTKTIMVSVGIIVILVSIKSIVAFITKFI, encoded by the coding sequence ATGACGTTGTTGCCAAAGGATAATAGTTTAACGCAAATTGAGCACGAGGAGATTGGCGGCAACCAGTTGTTCCCGGTGTTTTTGAAGCTAAATAACCTGCATACGGTATTGGTGGGCGGCGGCAACGTGGGGCTTGAGAAGCTAACGGCCATCCTTAACAACAGCCAGCTGGCGAGGGTAACTGTGATATCAAAAACGTTTTTGCCAGAGATTCATGAACTTGCCGCACGGCATGAAGGGTTAAGCATTGTTCAGAAATCGTTCACCGATAACGACCTGGATACTGCCGAGGTGGTAATTGCAGCTACCAATGATGGCGAGCTTAACAAATATGTGCGTCAATCGGCACATGACCGCAAGCTGCTCATTAACGTGGCCGATAAGCCCGAACTTTGCGATTTTTATTTAGGTTCGATAGTAAAAAAAGGCGATTTGAAACTGGCCATATCAACCAATGGCAAATCGCCCACGGTAGCCAAACGCTTGAAAGAAGTGTTAAACGAAAGCCTGCCCGATGAACTGGATACCACACTGCAGCAAATGAGCGAGCTACGGAACACTTTAAGCGGCGATTTTGCTGATAAAGTTAAACAACTGAATAGTGTAACAGCGGTATTGGTTAAGCCAAGATCGGTGGTGATCAAAAATTTCATCTGGCTTATCTGGTCAACCATTATTGTTTCGTTAGCCATTGTTATTACTGCTTTATACTTCAAAGAGCCTGCTTTTAAAACATTTGTAGAAGGTGTAAGTCCGCAGTTTTATTACTTTTTAGGTGCAGGGTTTGTATTCGCTATGATTGATGGCGCCATTGGCATGTCATATGGTGTTACGTCAACCACATTCTCCCTTTCTATGGGAATTCCTCCCGCGTCTGCAAGTATGGGTGTTCACTTGTCCGAAATAATGAGTTGTGGTATTGCCGGATGGATGCATTACCGTATGGGCAATATCAACTGGAAGTTATTTTGGTTATTGGTGTTACCGGGCATTGCAGGGGCAGTTATTGGGGCATCTATCCTATCGTCCCTTGAACATTACAGCATGTATACCAAACCCGTCGTATCGGTATATACTTTGATATTAGGCGTTGTAATACTTTCCAAAGCATTCAATATCAAGAAAAAGAAATCGGCCGATAAAGTAAAACGCATATCATTGCTTGGTTTAGGCGGCGGTTTTATTGATGCTGTTGGCGGTGGCGGCTGGGGTTCAATCGTGTTATCAACACTCATAGCCGGTGGCCGCAGCCCTATATTTTGCTTAGGCACTGTAAAATTATCCCGTTTTTTTGTGGCCATAGCGGGGTCAATCACCTTCATTGCCATGGTAAGCAGCGATCATTGGCAGGCTGTAGCCGGCCTGGTACTCGGGAGCGCTTTGGCATCACCCATCGCAGCAAAAATTTCTAATAAAATTTCTACCAAAACCATCATGGTATCTGTAGGTATCATCGTGATTTTAGTAAGCATTAAATCAATTGTTGCCTTTATTACAAAGTTTATCTGA